One Arachis hypogaea cultivar Tifrunner chromosome 2, arahy.Tifrunner.gnm2.J5K5, whole genome shotgun sequence genomic window, CCAAATTCAACAAAAGAATATTGTTCATAAAATTTGTACTGAAGATAGAAATGATTCTTCAACTTAATTGGTCCAATATAAACTAACACTGATGACCAAGATATAATCTCCATATTAGAATTACCTTCAACTGGATCTAAATCTCCATTCTGAATAAAATTTGCAACCTTTTCCTCCAAAGACAAGTTGGCCAAAGAGTCTACATTTATGTAACTGCTCCCAGCAGAATGAGCTGAATCACCTTGGTTCTCAACAGATAGGTTTTCCATAGTGGAAACTTCAAAGAATGAGCGAACATCTTCAGCAGTATTGTTATTGCTGTCATCTAAAGCTTCTAATTCACACGTGTACTCTTCAGCGTCAACAGTCTCGGAATCATTAAATGAACTACTGTAATGGTTTTCCATGGAAAGAACTGGGGAGGGTAAGTTTGTGTCTCCAACTGTTTTTCCCACTAAACTCTGCTCACTCTCCGAATTTTCAGAATACTCTGACCCAAATGGTTGTTCACCAGAAATTTCTAAAGGCATGATGGAACTTTGATTACTGAAGTTAGCAGAAAGGCCTTCCCTTGAACTACTGAAATCATTATCTGCAACAGCCACTTCAGTGTGGTAGAAATAACCCTCCTCTACAGGGTCGACCACTTCAATGTGATCTGTCAGCTCACTAATGCCATTATCCATCATTGGATTTGCAGAGGATCCTACAGGGGTGGAAGTACATTCATCTAAAGTTTTAGTCGAATCAATGTCCAAACTACCAGAATTATTCCGGAAATAAACTTCAGTTGATGGCGTTACATCATCAACCAAATTGTCCACATTCCCATTCTGACCTTTAAATTGTATTATATATCAAGTCATCAATTATGATTAAGGAAAGAGTCAATTCAATTCACAAAGAAGAAATGTAATTGACCTGTCAAAAGACCTCGGCAATCATCTGCAGAATCCGGTCTCTCATCGAAAGAGGTTTCAGAATCAAGATTGGCATTGAATGAACTCGTGAGAAGCTCCTCAATTTGTTTATGTCCCCTCCGTCTGACAATGTTTGCCAGGTCGTTCCTATAAACACAACGGCTCGAAAACTTATACAAAAGAAAACCAAAAACACTAAAGTCGATGCATCAAAAGCTAATGAACAATAGTAATCAAGTTAATCTGTAACCTTACTAGATCTCAACCAATTTGACTAGCAAGCCTAATTAAGTTTAACATATAATCTAAACTAAGAGTGCAGAAGCGCAACATAGCAACATGCAAGATGACATTTCTATAATAGTGACAGTTAAGCAACTGAGTACTGAAAATTTCAGCTGGTGAGTTCATTCTTGAGTTCCTGTTCTTGTTCTTTttcaagaagttagaaaaagaaaagagaagaatataTATTCGGTAACCTTCCGTGGCTGAGGAGCTCCTTGGTCGATGGAACATGGTGGTGTGGAAGGCCAACGGAGGCGAGGAACTCTCGGATATCGTTGCAGATCTCGGCGTCGGTTTTGAGCCTCCGACTTCTCCTGCGAGtcctgaaagaaagaaagaaagaagaattgaATCGATAAGAAAGCTAATCTTGTTGAGTTATTGTCACCGAAAGcatgaataaagaaaattagaaagaaaCCTTGTGGTTTTAGTGTTGTGGTTCGTAGTAGCAGaaaccgaagaagaagaagaagcgtgaaGGTGAAAGTTTGCAGTTGAGGAATGATGAAGTAGGTGAAGGTTgttaggagaagaagaagaagaagaagaagaagaagaagaagaagaagaaggaattaaGGAAGGGAAGAAGGGAAGTGTGGCCATTACTaattctgagttctgagttctgagCTCAGTGAACAAGAAACGGACACACAACggatgaagaagatgatgatgaatcacgcttcacacacacacactacttttttctatttatttacatTACTGCCACTGTGCCTGTTCttatcaatcatcatcattcttttgTCCAGCCTTCACACACTTCGTTACTCTTGCAGCTCAACACATACAGCAGATgccaatatttttgttttatttttgggtCCAACAAAATGTTATTTTGGTCTATTAGTCTATTATGACTAATTTTCTACGGCTACATTTAACTTGATATATCAATATTCAAgcgtattatatatatacataacatcaatagtcaaattagttataaaatatatattaaaaataaattaaataatatacctTTTTATTCACAAATAtatgataattaaattttatttatatataatatttttattaattttttataaaataaattaacgacaaaacaaaattaagaaaaagacttCTGaagtttttattaaattttttttttggacgtgACACTTTTTTTGTTTGTATTGTATCCATGAAGACTATACCTGTTGGGCTTGTTAGGCTCAACACTTGCGTTTGGGCCTAACCCAAATAAATAGGTTTAGGCTAGGTTCATTTCTACACTATGGCCCAACTTTAATATGCGTTACTTATAATCCAGCACAAAAGAAATCTTCATGGCCCAAGAAGTTAATAAAATTCCCAAGACTATGGCCCAACTTTAATATGCATTACTTATAATCCAGCACAAAAGAAATCTTCATGGCCCAAGAAGTTAATAAAATTCCCAAAAGCATATATTTGATAGAGAAATAAAAATGTGTTTAGGAAGGTTATTCTCAAACTCAAAGTTTTTTGGAGGCTATCCAATccacttgacaaaaaaaaaaaaaaactcagagctTTTTACATGAAatgatatgttaaaatataaaactaactaactaatgctTTAGACTCTCTAGTAGTGACATATACTAAAATATAAGCTCATtcattattcatataatttatcTATCTAATAATTGCTTAAAGTGTTGGAAGagatgaataaaattataaaactaataaCACGCTTAGAATTATATATGCTTAAATTCAGAATCTTGTTTGCAACACGCCCCCACCTTAAGGCAATAATAATATGCACCATCAAAAATAACTTTTGATTCGTGGttcctctttttattttttattttttcaaattattatgaATGAAGAATCCAATATAACACATTAACACAATGGAGAAAAACACCTAGAGATTGTTGTGATGATAAGATACTACTTTTCTGATCCAAGACTCGTGAACCTACTTTTTTTGTGTGGGTCAATTAGTGCTTTATTCTATGCATTTCCATTCAGAATAATTTATTGTATGCATTTTCCTTCATCTAAAACGAGCAATTTCAGTGGTTCTTCCCCTTAGTTGAGTATATGTAAAGTAGCAATAATGTTTTGTTGATTTGAGAGTttgttttttccaaaataaaatagAGCTTTAGTATTCTTgtaaatgtatttaaaaaaaccAGTGAATTTATCGATGAAACTTGATCAAATTATTAggttaaaaataatgaaatttcctgtaattctatatatatatatatatatatatatatatatatatatattgaaaaactattttttattcaaagtaaattagtttttactttttaatcaCAATGGTTTAAAACCGCTGCTATATAATTTGACGCAAAATATTTGAACAGCAGCCGTTATATCAGTATAGTTTCTGTAAATTATTGCAAAAATTAATACTCCCGTACTAAAAAATGCCTATTGAAAAATAGTTAAAGTTCGATTTTGTTGCGATTATAAACTGctgcaaatcacaaaaaaaaaaccaccattataatttaattttgagtgATATTCTAAATTCATCTCTAATCAATAATTttgttttagaaaaattattcactaacaaaaaaattgttaaattggTCACTTATCTTTTAGATaaactaaatcttaatattatttAAAGTGTGTCAAATTTGTGTTTAATTTTTCTGTAAAAAGTTAATTAATATGGTTGaggattattaaatttttaaattaaaaaaatgcactaatttatcattttatttggAGTATTATTCATAAATTTTTCCTTCTAAGTTGAACTTTTAAAACAATTTGCAAGTATCACATGTTCTTGATTGGAAAATATTGTTGAAAATGAATCGTACACATATtgaagtataaaaatattatttatacactaaaatcagctattaaaattagttatatataatatatttgtgtataaatatatgtattatttaattcatttttaatatattttttatattttaatatatattttatattaataattgattttagtcCATAAATAACATAGTAACTAAGGTATATAACCTAGTCAAAATGAAGTTGATGTTTTAGTCGAaaattgaaaaatcataaaaagacTCCAACTTAAGATTTTCAACTTGAGGCATTAATAACACCACGTCGGTTATATAAACTTTGACTTACGATTTGggagaatttcaaataagatgATAGATGactaatcattcatatatgtaGAGGTTAATATTTGAAAGGTCGGTGTTCCTAAAATGAAAACCTAAGATTTAACAATAGtatcaaaatattatatatcacaatgattgaaaaataatgccTAAAATAAACatcttataatataattaattggtCTCGACTTTATAATAGTGGGGAATGCTCTTATAaagttgtataaaatattttttttaaagatgtttatgTGTTGTTATATTATTGGACATTTTAATGAAttaatttctttaaattttttaattaattagaataaaactaattttttataacaataatcaatattttaaaaattaaacagaTTGACCGATCTAATCGATTCAACTAAAAACTGACGTAAAAAATAGTTCGATCTACTCTCTAAAATCCACTCCCAACACCCACCCCATCCCCAATTCGTGAATCACTATCActatctctttgaattttgaattcaaaGTCAAACTCACTCAACCAAAATTTTAAGTTCTTTCTGCAATAATTCTGGTGCAGTACTGTCGCTGTTCGTGTTGTTGGTGCTtctgttttttcttgttttgatttattaaaaaatagctTATTAACCAGTTTAATAAAAATGTCCAATCATATATGACACGTGTATAcgtcttaaaaaaaaaagacattttttatGTCTTTATGTAATAAACCTCCATAATAATATTACAAGAGTAAGATATCATAAAGTAGTAATTAACTACATCAAAATAGAGATGACATTAAATTGTGATAGTAAATTGAATACTATAAGATGAATAATATAGTATAATgttgaaaaatgaaaatacatTTTGCCTTATTTAATGGCAATTTGTCAATACGTTGAAAATGTGTAGCATTATTAATTACTGTACCATCATTTCCAACGAGTTCTATATTCTATGAAAGTTAAAACTTGGAAGCAGACTTTGGATACTTTTAGGTGCAATAGAAGGTTAGACTTCCCTTCCAAAAGGGcccctatatttatttatatatatatatcttgataacatgtgtctattttattaaaatttatggaaaaaataattttttatatttttaatgtattgaatatactaaaaaaattaaaagatttaatttatattattacgctgttaaattatgtttttagaatataaaataattgaaaaccTTAACTTGACttcttaattatctttttttttaatttttaaataaagagaattctttatttttacatctttttattttttagaaaaattacatATGTATTTAGATTTTCTACTGAACTCTTAATCATTACTCTTATATAAAATAGTGATATCAATTATTCACATTGACTTATGCTGTACATGTATTTTCTATGAATaactattttaactttttttccttgttggtgaaccacCTTTCAAAGTTTTGTCCGATTATATATCttactaattaaaataatattatatattaaagacCTAATTAATACACCTATCCAATAAATATATATAGCTCTACTACTCATTAATCCATTATTTCTTGATGACAAGATAGCCTTTGTACTTTTCTCAAGGTTTTCATAAAAAACATATGTGTTTAAGAGAATTTGATGAGAgtctcaaaattaaattaaagcacAAATAATCTAGAAGAGAAGAGATGGGAAGAGCTCCATGTTGTGACAAGGCAAATGTAAAGAAAGGTCCATGGAGTCCTGAAGAAGATGCAAAGCTCAAGGAATACATTGACAAACATGGAACTGGAGGAAACTGGATTGCTCTCCCACAAAAAGCTGGTAATTAAGATCTCAAGttaattaactcataaatattTATAAGTTACTAGTTTAATTTAGATCTCATATATTGAGTTTTTGAATTATTGAGATTTAGTATTTAAATTTACTTAAAATTATATGAGTTTCGGTTAGCTTAATTAGTTTTTCTTTTACTAattatacttattttaaaagcttaattaacttaatatttttaatatgtttttttacAAACTCTTCTTTAGTGGACTTGAAGTGtgattgtatatttttatctgttttatgttgaatttctttctttttttagatattaaaaatcaaattctaaagttttttgttataaaaaatttaataacatatcttaaaattatttattcaaaaaattgagCTAACAAAAAATATGCATAAATTATTATATCTCTATCTTTTACTAATAAGTAGTGTGTGAACAAATAAGTCATAATAGTAATATTAATCTCTTTAATTTACAAGGTTAGTTCttaattagttttatattttacttgtatattattcttttttcttgtgtttttaattagatatatatatgtgaatatataaTCAATTTAATTATGTGTTGTTGTAGGTTTGAAAAGATGTGGGAAAAGTTGTAGACTTAGATGGCTTAATTATCTTAGACCCAATATTAAGCATGGAGAGTTTTCTGAAGATGAAGATAGAATGATTTGCTATCTCTTTGCCAGTATTGGAAGcaggtatatatattattattattctccatTATTCCACTTAATGTTTCCacttccatctatatatatatatatatatatatataccttagaTTTTAGACATACACTTCCACATAAATAATCATGCATCATATAGTTTTCAATTCAAGAAAGGACACAGGGAGGCAATTTTCTAGAAATTAAAAGTAACAACAAAAGCtaatagtcaataataattataataataaaattgcacatataaacattttaaaaattatttcttcaAAATCTAAAGATTATACAATTACACATGTacaattctttttaaaataatggtTTTGGCTACCTTTCTTTTTAAATAGgatcaaataaaaaaagattttagaaagtgAAATTGGTTTGTATTGTAATTCTACTTGTACAATATATAACTTAGCAATTAAGATTCACTGCCCTTAAGTATTTAATCCAAGTTGATCTTAATTAATATATGTTATATAAACAAATTTATTAGACAAGATAGTTTTGTGATATTAGAGTTTAGATGTATTACAAGTCtcatattttttaagaataatattttttatataatttataagtatgaaatattttttatctcaTAATAAGTTAATTTTTAGGTTGAGTTAGACTCACTCAATCTCATCATTTTTAAGAATTTGGTTATAAttaacttttttataaaattttatatcttaTTCATCACGCTTTAAGCATAATACTTGACttatcgaaaaaaataaaaaaatattaatttttaaactcttctttttaaaaaataaaattttttattcaaatcaaAATCACAAATTGTTAATTTTATAAGAAACAAAAAGGACTTTTaaaacacatatatacatactttTTAATTCGTTGTTAGTTAAATTTagatctaataatataaaaatgaatCGTACGAAAATATGTTTATGTGAAGATGATAATaactaatatataaatatatatttatactaaaTAGATCAGTCAAATATGCTAAATtatctaactattttaattattaactttgaATAGAAACATTTTTAGTGAGTAATGACCTATTATAAGTTCTGTATTTTGGTAAGTTATATGTTTCTTATCTTGAAACTAATTGCATTGACACAAAAACAAATGCTAACACAAATACATTGCAAGTGCAGATGGTCAATAATAGCATCTCAGTTGCCAGGAAGGACAGACAATGACATCAAGAACTATTGGAATACCAAGCTTAAGAAAA contains:
- the LOC112760045 gene encoding protein PTST homolog 3, chloroplastic-like isoform X1, producing MATLPFFPSLIPSSSSSSSSSSSSSSPNNLHLLHHSSTANFHLHASSSSSVSATTNHNTKTTRTRRRSRRLKTDAEICNDIREFLASVGLPHHHVPSTKELLSHGRNDLANIVRRRGHKQIEELLTSSFNANLDSETSFDERPDSADDCRGLLTGQNGNVDNLVDDVTPSTEVYFRNNSGSLDIDSTKTLDECTSTPVGSSANPMMDNGISELTDHIEVVDPVEEGYFYHTEVAVADNDFSSSREGLSANFSNQSSIMPLEISGEQPFGSEYSENSESEQSLVGKTVGDTNLPSPVLSMENHYSSSFNDSETVDAEEYTCELEALDDSNNNTAEDVRSFFEVSTMENLSVENQGDSAHSAGSSYINVDSLANLSLEEKVANFIQNGDLDPVEDGYDSQENKVNIGAEAAVDMPLGILPPEDNNSMAHNGSSLTSQHVVPSGTSNQLFGDEQMQHVDLTTNSDEDLDAEVSNVPNQSEINYLKFMLYQKELELFRLKEQIVKEKLALSVLQTKAEAEIDKAKKVISEKDAELHDAEESLTGLKEVQLEFCCDAEVVEVAGSFNGWHHRIKLDPDPLASASDYGGSRKIRFWSTTLWLYPGVYEIKFVVDGHWRLDPQRESVSRGHICNNILRVDI
- the LOC112760045 gene encoding protein PTST homolog 3, chloroplastic-like isoform X2; protein product: MATLPFFPSLIPSSSSSSSSSSSSSSPNNLHLLHHSSTANFHLHASSSSSVSATTNHNTKTTRTRRRSRRLKTDAEICNDIREFLASVGLPHHHVPSTKELLSHGRNDLANIVRRRGHKQIEELLTSSFNANLDSETSFDERPDSADDCRGLLTGSSANPMMDNGISELTDHIEVVDPVEEGYFYHTEVAVADNDFSSSREGLSANFSNQSSIMPLEISGEQPFGSEYSENSESEQSLVGKTVGDTNLPSPVLSMENHYSSSFNDSETVDAEEYTCELEALDDSNNNTAEDVRSFFEVSTMENLSVENQGDSAHSAGSSYINVDSLANLSLEEKVANFIQNGDLDPVEDGYDSQENKVNIGAEAAVDMPLGILPPEDNNSMAHNGSSLTSQHVVPSGTSNQLFGDEQMQHVDLTTNSDEDLDAEVSNVPNQSEINYLKFMLYQKELELFRLKEQIVKEKLALSVLQTKAEAEIDKAKKVISEKDAELHDAEESLTGLKEVQLEFCCDAEVVEVAGSFNGWHHRIKLDPDPLASASDYGGSRKIRFWSTTLWLYPGVYEIKFVVDGHWRLDPQRESVSRGHICNNILRVDI